From Phragmitibacter flavus, the proteins below share one genomic window:
- a CDS encoding alpha-ketoacid dehydrogenase subunit beta, translated as MSLTYLEAIREAQYEALRRDPRVFIYGQDIGKFGGAFKATKHLDSEFPGRVIDAPISEDAMVGTAIGAAIEGSRPIIEMQFADFSSVGFNQIVNQAATQFWRTNVPCPIVIRLPSGGTAGSGPFHSQSMESIYAHYPGLIILTPATVEDAYHMLLAAIDLDDPVIFCEHKFLYYHLKADSLPDATLPIGKARIARPGRHATVVAYSAMVHESIRAADELQQDGYQIEVVDLRSVKPIDTDTILASVARTGRLLCVGESFPWGGVTAEVIARVVADGFHLLDAPPQRLNAKDTPIPYHPNLWKAHRPTAASIGAELRKLLKF; from the coding sequence GCAAATTCGGTGGTGCCTTCAAAGCCACCAAACATCTCGACAGCGAATTCCCCGGTCGCGTCATTGATGCGCCCATCAGCGAAGATGCCATGGTCGGCACCGCCATCGGAGCCGCCATCGAAGGCTCGCGACCCATCATCGAGATGCAGTTTGCCGACTTCAGCAGCGTCGGTTTCAACCAGATCGTCAACCAGGCCGCCACCCAGTTCTGGCGCACCAACGTTCCCTGCCCCATCGTCATCCGCCTGCCCAGTGGCGGCACCGCCGGCTCCGGTCCTTTCCACAGCCAGAGCATGGAAAGCATCTACGCCCACTACCCCGGCCTGATCATCCTCACCCCCGCCACCGTCGAGGACGCCTATCACATGCTCCTCGCCGCCATCGACCTCGATGACCCCGTCATCTTCTGCGAGCACAAGTTCCTCTACTATCACCTCAAAGCCGACAGCCTTCCCGACGCCACGCTGCCCATCGGCAAAGCGCGCATCGCCCGCCCGGGTCGGCACGCCACCGTCGTCGCCTACTCGGCCATGGTGCACGAATCCATCCGTGCTGCCGACGAACTCCAACAGGATGGCTACCAAATCGAAGTCGTCGACCTGCGCAGCGTCAAACCCATCGATACCGACACCATCCTCGCCTCCGTCGCCCGCACCGGTCGACTCCTCTGCGTCGGCGAAAGTTTCCCTTGGGGCGGCGTCACTGCTGAAGTCATCGCCCGCGTCGTGGCCGACGGTTTCCATCTCCTCGACGCTCCGCCTCAGCGCCTTAACGCCAAAGACACCCCGATCCCCTACCACCCCAACCTGTGGAAGGCGCATCGACCCACCGCCGCCAGCATCGGTGCCGAGCTCCGCAAGCTCCTCAAATTCTAA